One genomic region from Paramormyrops kingsleyae isolate MSU_618 chromosome 24, PKINGS_0.4, whole genome shotgun sequence encodes:
- the mat2b gene encoding methionine adenosyltransferase 2 subunit beta isoform X2: MPGFPYGDYEESVDVPFRRVLVTGATGLLGRAVCKEFQNNHWHVLGSGYSRAQPRFLKCNLMDEDAVREVIHEFQPHVIVHCAAERRPDVVERHTEAAMNLNIHASATLAKESAGIFLIYISTDYVFDGRNPPYGENDAPNPLNLYGKSKLEGEREVLSHNPGVAVLRVPVLYGEVERVDESAVTVLWDRVQQGGESCTVDHCQQRFPTYVNDVARVCRLMAERRLQDPSLRGIFHYSGNEQMTKYEMACAIADAFNLPSSHLIPLTEQPAGAGAQRPHNAQLECSRLESLGLGVEPTPFKVAVRDSLWPFLYDKRWRQTVFH, encoded by the exons ATGCCTGGATTTCCTTACGGGGACTACGAG GAGAGCGTGGACGTGCCATTCCGGCGAGTTCTGGTAACCGGGGCAACGGGACTGCTGGGGCGGGCTGTCTGCAAAGAGTTCCAGAACAACCACTGGCACGTTTTGGGGTCCGGATACAGCCGGGCTCAGCCACGATTCCTCAAGTGCAATCTGATGGATGAAGATGCTGTGCGAGAGGTTATTCATGAATTTCAG ccacATGTGATCGTTCACTGTGCCGCTGAACGGAGGCCAGACGTTGTCGAGCGGCACACAGAGGCAGCCATGAACCTAAACATCCACGCGTCGGCGACGCTGGCGAAAGAGTCGG CCGGTATATTCCTCATCTACATCAGCACGGACTACGTGTTCGATGGCCGCAACCCCCCCTACGGGGAGAACGACGCCCCCAATCCCCTGAATTTGTACGGCAAGTCCAAGCTGGAGGGTGAACGCGAGGTCTTGAGCCACAACCCAG gcgtgGCAGTGCTGCGGGTTCCCGTCCTGTACGGTGAGGTGGAGCGTGTGGACGAGAGCGCCGTGACGGTTCTGTGGGACCGCGTGCAGCAGGGGGGCGAGAGCTGCACCGTGGACCACTGCCAGCAGCGATTCCCCACCTACGTCAACGACGTGGCACGCGTCTGCCGGCTCATGGCCGAGCGGAGGCTACAA gaCCCCTCCCTCCGAGGGATCTTCCACTACTCAGGCAATGAGCAAATGACCAAGTATGAGATGGCCTGTGCGATTGCGGACGCCTTCAACCTGCCCAGCAGTCACCTGATACCG CTGACGGAGCAGCCTGCGGGGGCAGGCGCCCAGCGACCCCACAATGCCCAGCTGGAGTGCTCACGGCTCGAGTCGCTGGGCCTGGGGGTGGAGCCGACGCCCTTCAAGGTGGCCGTGCGCGACAGTCTCTGGCCCTTCCTGTACGACAAGCGCTGGCGCCAAACCGTCTTCCACTGA
- the mat2b gene encoding methionine adenosyltransferase 2 subunit beta isoform X1, translated as MNGRDRELKIHFTPGHVELLQESVDVPFRRVLVTGATGLLGRAVCKEFQNNHWHVLGSGYSRAQPRFLKCNLMDEDAVREVIHEFQPHVIVHCAAERRPDVVERHTEAAMNLNIHASATLAKESAGIFLIYISTDYVFDGRNPPYGENDAPNPLNLYGKSKLEGEREVLSHNPGVAVLRVPVLYGEVERVDESAVTVLWDRVQQGGESCTVDHCQQRFPTYVNDVARVCRLMAERRLQDPSLRGIFHYSGNEQMTKYEMACAIADAFNLPSSHLIPLTEQPAGAGAQRPHNAQLECSRLESLGLGVEPTPFKVAVRDSLWPFLYDKRWRQTVFH; from the exons ATGAACGGCAGAGACAGGGAGCTGAAGATACATTTCACCCCCGGACATGTAGAACTGTTACAG GAGAGCGTGGACGTGCCATTCCGGCGAGTTCTGGTAACCGGGGCAACGGGACTGCTGGGGCGGGCTGTCTGCAAAGAGTTCCAGAACAACCACTGGCACGTTTTGGGGTCCGGATACAGCCGGGCTCAGCCACGATTCCTCAAGTGCAATCTGATGGATGAAGATGCTGTGCGAGAGGTTATTCATGAATTTCAG ccacATGTGATCGTTCACTGTGCCGCTGAACGGAGGCCAGACGTTGTCGAGCGGCACACAGAGGCAGCCATGAACCTAAACATCCACGCGTCGGCGACGCTGGCGAAAGAGTCGG CCGGTATATTCCTCATCTACATCAGCACGGACTACGTGTTCGATGGCCGCAACCCCCCCTACGGGGAGAACGACGCCCCCAATCCCCTGAATTTGTACGGCAAGTCCAAGCTGGAGGGTGAACGCGAGGTCTTGAGCCACAACCCAG gcgtgGCAGTGCTGCGGGTTCCCGTCCTGTACGGTGAGGTGGAGCGTGTGGACGAGAGCGCCGTGACGGTTCTGTGGGACCGCGTGCAGCAGGGGGGCGAGAGCTGCACCGTGGACCACTGCCAGCAGCGATTCCCCACCTACGTCAACGACGTGGCACGCGTCTGCCGGCTCATGGCCGAGCGGAGGCTACAA gaCCCCTCCCTCCGAGGGATCTTCCACTACTCAGGCAATGAGCAAATGACCAAGTATGAGATGGCCTGTGCGATTGCGGACGCCTTCAACCTGCCCAGCAGTCACCTGATACCG CTGACGGAGCAGCCTGCGGGGGCAGGCGCCCAGCGACCCCACAATGCCCAGCTGGAGTGCTCACGGCTCGAGTCGCTGGGCCTGGGGGTGGAGCCGACGCCCTTCAAGGTGGCCGTGCGCGACAGTCTCTGGCCCTTCCTGTACGACAAGCGCTGGCGCCAAACCGTCTTCCACTGA